One stretch of Halalkalicoccus tibetensis DNA includes these proteins:
- a CDS encoding restriction endonuclease subunit S — MSEEATLDEFVDRDEKESNQSKPVTDELEQEQFGPFTLSTPGEWTAKRLGDIKQLITRGKQPTYDDDGVPVINQECIYWNGWHFENLRYLDAEVAEDWKDKYFPQKGDIILNSTGQGTLGRAQVYPDNERRAIDSHVTLLRTTDELSPYFHRYFLESYLGQALLYSMCVNGSTGQIELSKTRLDLQPIPLPPLEEQRKIASVLYNVDQAIQKTEETIGQLDRTRKGIEQDLLSRGISSTGSLREEDEIEYKSSWVGKIPLDWEVRQYEELITKSSVGIVVKPSQYYDNSGSIPILRSKDIGRDGIVDGNFKYMTEESNKENPSSQVHTEDVITVRSGDPGLSCVVSHQYNGVNSADLLISTPGPELNSHFAAMWINSFAGRKQIDRFQAGLAQKHFNLGALRKLRIAVPSLEEQTRIVDTVASVTDDIAQENSYLNQLKRLKQGLMQDLLSGKIRTHDKDIEILDEVAQHG, encoded by the coding sequence ATGAGTGAGGAGGCGACGCTGGACGAGTTTGTTGATCGGGACGAGAAGGAATCGAACCAATCGAAACCGGTCACTGACGAGTTAGAACAGGAACAATTCGGGCCCTTCACGCTTTCAACTCCTGGAGAATGGACTGCGAAGCGGCTCGGAGACATCAAACAACTAATCACAAGGGGCAAACAGCCAACCTACGATGATGACGGCGTCCCTGTAATCAATCAAGAATGTATCTATTGGAACGGGTGGCACTTCGAGAATCTTCGCTATCTTGATGCGGAAGTTGCTGAGGATTGGAAAGATAAGTACTTCCCTCAGAAAGGAGATATTATTCTGAACTCTACCGGACAAGGAACTCTCGGTCGAGCACAAGTCTATCCTGATAACGAGCGACGAGCTATTGATTCTCATGTTACGCTTCTCCGAACTACTGATGAACTGAGCCCCTATTTCCACCGTTACTTCTTAGAGAGTTATCTTGGACAAGCCCTTCTCTATTCGATGTGTGTAAACGGCTCGACTGGACAAATCGAACTCTCCAAAACTCGACTTGACCTCCAGCCTATTCCCCTTCCACCACTCGAAGAACAGCGCAAAATCGCCAGCGTGCTCTACAACGTCGATCAGGCGATTCAGAAGACGGAAGAAACGATAGGTCAACTGGACCGTACTCGGAAGGGTATAGAACAAGACTTGCTCTCGCGAGGAATCTCGTCGACTGGATCTCTACGAGAAGAGGATGAAATAGAATATAAAAGTAGTTGGGTCGGAAAAATACCCCTTGACTGGGAGGTTCGACAATACGAAGAATTGATTACGAAGTCCTCTGTCGGAATTGTTGTCAAACCATCTCAATATTATGATAATTCCGGGAGTATCCCTATTCTCCGTTCCAAAGATATTGGCCGTGATGGGATTGTTGATGGTAATTTCAAATATATGACCGAGGAATCAAATAAAGAAAATCCGAGTAGCCAAGTACATACGGAAGATGTCATCACGGTACGGTCAGGGGATCCTGGATTATCATGTGTTGTATCACATCAATATAATGGAGTCAATTCTGCGGATTTGCTCATCTCTACCCCGGGGCCCGAGCTCAATTCACATTTCGCGGCAATGTGGATCAACTCGTTCGCAGGACGAAAACAGATAGATAGATTCCAAGCGGGGTTAGCTCAAAAACACTTCAACCTCGGAGCACTTCGAAAACTACGGATTGCCGTACCCTCACTTGAAGAACAAACCCGTATAGTCGATACGGTGGCATCGGTAACAGACGATATTGCTCAGGAAAACTCATATCTGAACCAACTCAAGCGTCTGAAACAGGGCCTCATGCAAGACCTCCTTTCCGGGAAAATCCGAACCCACGACAAGGACATCGAGATCCTCGACGAGGTCGCCCAACATGGTTAG
- a CDS encoding M48 family metallopeptidase: MPETDTAECFKMTLAGKPIEYRVLQSREAAEPRIDVDIRGIRVVIPYDRQEDPEELLADNAAWILEKKAKYDQYREQAPERVFEAGETFPFLGKDRELIIEPRAKHELDGSIVCLRESAVAQSSVKRVLENFYRSQARDYLTERADHYADEMDVTYEKLELRNQRTRWGSCSTSGTLSLNWRLMMAPPDVIDYVVVHELAHLRFQDHSQQFWDCVGQYVPDYREHSDWLDQHSAELIFSQADL; encoded by the coding sequence ATGCCTGAAACCGATACGGCAGAATGTTTTAAAATGACGTTGGCCGGGAAACCTATCGAATATCGAGTCTTACAGAGTCGAGAGGCGGCTGAGCCTCGTATCGACGTCGACATTCGAGGTATTCGAGTGGTAATACCGTACGATAGGCAGGAGGATCCAGAAGAGCTCTTAGCTGACAACGCGGCCTGGATTCTCGAGAAGAAAGCCAAGTACGACCAGTACCGCGAGCAAGCACCTGAACGGGTCTTTGAGGCTGGTGAGACGTTTCCCTTCCTCGGCAAGGACCGCGAGCTTATTATCGAACCCCGGGCGAAGCACGAACTCGATGGCAGTATAGTTTGCCTCCGTGAAAGTGCGGTTGCCCAGTCGTCCGTAAAACGAGTCCTCGAGAATTTCTATCGATCGCAAGCACGTGACTACCTGACTGAGCGAGCGGATCATTATGCTGACGAGATGGATGTCACGTACGAGAAACTGGAGCTACGGAATCAGCGTACGAGGTGGGGATCCTGTTCGACGTCGGGAACCCTAAGCCTGAATTGGCGGCTGATGATGGCTCCCCCAGACGTTATCGATTACGTCGTTGTCCATGAACTCGCGCATTTACGGTTCCAGGATCACAGCCAACAGTTCTGGGACTGTGTTGGTCAATACGTCCCTGATTACAGGGAGCACAGCGACTGGCTGGACCAACACAGTGCCGAGCTAATTTTCAGTCAAGCTGACCTCTAG
- a CDS encoding type I restriction endonuclease subunit R → MVSLPSEQAVERSLLQWLDTVGWETHGMDGGRGAEILDDTYGRDTHEVIYWDLLAEQVIALNKEITDENVERFVSSLKRDLDHDNLMDGNRAFYQLLTKGKKFSVTRRDGSTEYVYIDLIDFTHPETNRFHAVNQFVVSRGSGTTIRPDVNLFVNGIPLVTMELKAITQDNDYYDAIRQLRRYEEDVPRLFIPGLFNIAADTMELRYGAVGAPTEFYEEWNDAPPEYQDDNEMKQSVQALCNPGTVLEILKHFVFYERRAGGDAKIVPRYMQYYAVNRILERVNEGDPVAEVLNKGLIWHTQGSGKSFTMLYAAQNLLSRDVLDTPQVFIIVDTAKLASQMRDVLSNIGFERSVVADSIRHLQELIEDGQSQLVLTTIQKFADVDPDVQGNDEVVVMSDEAHRFMEEDLGSRLEAAMPVNFHFGFTGTPIREGEREKDHNTFREFSPEGEEYLHRYSIKQGIDDGLILPVYFTLRHQMEWEVDEAGLDEEFEREFAGLTPDEKREFIQEHVTSRELAELEPRVDRIVEEIDEHYAGVEKNGWKGMVVTPSRESAAMYGERLIERRGEDEVEVLYTATSADKPLIRQFHTDDEERDQIIKQFKQEENPKLLVVHNMLLTGFDAPILKTMYLDRNLTDHNLMQAIARTNRTAEGKENGEIVDFQGVFENIDEALDYDTETKAYAARDKDELFEELTDQLEYVLSIFDGIPMDDTQETVDQCLARVSTHPEKRNFKQGFRRLQDLYESVSPDGRLVTEGIQDDYKWLVRIHTAFQRHNNREENPEDSMREKTREILESHVDVGEIKRDFPVYELSKEHLEAVESMSEPATQATSIAHATQDHLQTRTGQNPRYKRLSERVNEIVEDWQHGNRSDPDAVEALTAVEEEILEFETEAERRGMTDAEFAIYTHLTEETPDAINGEAQAEQVARDIVEAFEERVDRDYRGWKTNRTTLQNIDRILLDVVVVDHGLRDLMVEGSFDEGVREYLIRNYA, encoded by the coding sequence ATGGTTAGCCTCCCGTCCGAACAAGCCGTCGAACGTTCGCTCCTCCAGTGGCTCGACACCGTCGGATGGGAGACACACGGCATGGACGGCGGGCGCGGCGCGGAGATCCTCGACGACACCTATGGCCGCGACACACACGAGGTCATCTACTGGGACCTCCTCGCCGAGCAAGTCATCGCCCTGAACAAGGAGATCACCGACGAGAACGTCGAGCGCTTCGTCTCCTCTCTGAAGCGTGATCTCGACCACGACAACCTGATGGACGGCAATCGTGCGTTCTACCAGCTCCTGACCAAGGGCAAGAAGTTCAGCGTCACACGCAGGGATGGCTCGACGGAGTACGTCTACATCGACCTGATCGACTTCACGCATCCCGAGACCAACCGCTTCCATGCTGTCAACCAGTTCGTCGTTTCCCGAGGGAGTGGGACGACCATTCGCCCGGACGTCAACCTGTTCGTCAACGGCATCCCCCTGGTGACGATGGAGCTCAAGGCGATTACCCAGGACAACGACTACTACGACGCGATCAGACAACTTCGCCGGTACGAGGAGGACGTCCCGCGGCTGTTCATCCCTGGCCTGTTCAACATCGCCGCCGACACCATGGAGCTTCGCTACGGGGCCGTCGGTGCACCCACGGAGTTCTACGAGGAGTGGAACGATGCGCCGCCGGAGTATCAGGATGACAACGAGATGAAACAGTCCGTCCAGGCGCTCTGTAACCCCGGGACGGTCTTGGAGATCCTGAAGCACTTCGTGTTCTACGAGCGTCGTGCGGGCGGTGACGCGAAGATCGTGCCCCGCTACATGCAATACTATGCGGTGAACAGAATCCTAGAGCGCGTCAACGAGGGTGATCCGGTGGCCGAAGTCCTCAACAAAGGGCTGATCTGGCATACCCAGGGCTCGGGCAAGTCCTTCACGATGCTCTACGCGGCGCAGAACCTCCTCTCTCGAGACGTCCTCGATACTCCCCAGGTCTTCATCATTGTCGACACGGCCAAGCTGGCGAGCCAGATGCGCGACGTCCTTTCGAACATCGGATTCGAGCGTTCAGTGGTCGCTGACAGCATCCGCCACCTCCAGGAGTTGATCGAGGACGGTCAAAGCCAGCTCGTCCTCACGACTATCCAGAAGTTCGCCGACGTCGACCCCGACGTCCAGGGCAATGACGAAGTAGTCGTTATGTCTGACGAGGCACATCGCTTCATGGAGGAGGACCTCGGAAGCCGCCTCGAGGCCGCAATGCCCGTTAACTTCCACTTCGGGTTCACTGGCACTCCGATCCGAGAGGGCGAACGAGAAAAGGACCACAACACGTTCCGCGAGTTCTCACCCGAAGGCGAGGAGTACCTTCACAGATATTCCATCAAGCAAGGCATCGACGACGGACTCATCCTTCCTGTCTACTTCACCCTCCGACATCAGATGGAGTGGGAGGTCGACGAGGCGGGACTCGATGAGGAGTTCGAACGTGAGTTCGCCGGTCTCACTCCTGACGAAAAGCGCGAGTTCATCCAAGAGCACGTCACCAGCCGAGAGCTGGCCGAACTCGAACCACGTGTCGACCGCATCGTTGAGGAGATCGACGAGCACTACGCTGGCGTCGAGAAGAACGGTTGGAAAGGCATGGTCGTCACGCCGAGCCGTGAGTCTGCCGCGATGTACGGCGAGCGACTCATCGAACGCCGGGGCGAGGACGAGGTCGAGGTACTCTATACTGCGACCAGTGCTGACAAGCCCCTTATCCGCCAGTTCCATACTGATGACGAGGAACGGGACCAGATCATCAAGCAATTCAAGCAAGAAGAGAACCCGAAGCTCCTCGTCGTTCACAACATGCTCCTGACTGGCTTCGACGCGCCTATCCTGAAGACGATGTATCTCGATCGCAACCTGACGGATCACAACCTCATGCAGGCGATCGCCCGGACGAACCGAACCGCAGAGGGCAAAGAGAACGGCGAGATCGTCGACTTCCAGGGAGTCTTCGAGAACATTGACGAGGCGCTCGATTACGACACCGAGACGAAGGCCTACGCCGCCCGCGACAAGGACGAGCTCTTCGAGGAACTTACTGATCAACTCGAGTACGTCCTCTCGATCTTTGACGGCATCCCGATGGACGACACGCAGGAGACGGTCGATCAGTGTCTCGCACGGGTTAGCACGCACCCGGAGAAGCGGAACTTCAAACAGGGCTTCCGCCGGCTTCAGGACCTCTACGAGTCCGTCTCACCCGATGGCCGACTCGTCACCGAAGGCATTCAGGACGACTACAAGTGGCTCGTACGCATCCACACGGCCTTCCAACGCCACAACAATCGTGAGGAGAACCCCGAAGACTCGATGCGAGAGAAGACCAGAGAGATTCTCGAGAGCCACGTCGACGTCGGCGAGATCAAACGAGACTTCCCGGTCTACGAGCTCAGCAAGGAGCACTTGGAGGCGGTCGAGAGCATGAGCGAGCCCGCTACCCAGGCGACGAGTATCGCACATGCGACGCAGGATCACCTTCAAACTCGGACGGGACAGAACCCACGGTACAAGCGCTTGAGCGAGCGTGTGAACGAGATCGTCGAGGACTGGCAGCACGGGAACCGAAGCGACCCTGATGCTGTCGAAGCCCTCACCGCGGTCGAAGAAGAGATACTCGAGTTCGAGACGGAAGCCGAGCGACGGGGGATGACCGATGCCGAGTTCGCGATCTATACGCACCTTACAGAGGAGACCCCAGATGCTATCAACGGGGAGGCCCAGGCTGAACAAGTCGCACGGGATATCGTTGAGGCGTTCGAAGAGAGAGTCGACCGGGACTATCGCGGATGGAAGACCAACAGGACGACACTACAAAATATCGATCGGATCCTGTTAGATGTCGTCGTTGTTGACCACGGCCTGCGAGATCTGATGGTCGAAGGGAGTTTCGACGAGGGCGTTCGTGAATACCTGATCCGGAATTATGCCTGA
- a CDS encoding propanediol/glycerol family dehydratase medium subunit, which yields MQIDQLQTKIRKTTTMSQTEQRKRTVTFEDIGPAEKGTTPDEVVIALSPGFGEISTETLSGISHAEILRETMAGIEEEGVSMRIVRVYDTVDLGRMGLISSNLSGSGISIAVQARGTTLIHQEDLLQLDNLELFPQGPLLVPETFRAIGQNAARYAKGESPAPVTVENDPMTRPKFQAMAAIWHIKETERLGEDRGQVELDVNFS from the coding sequence GTGCAAATTGATCAGCTACAAACTAAGATCAGGAAAACTACTACCATGAGTCAAACAGAACAACGAAAACGGACGGTCACGTTCGAAGATATTGGGCCTGCGGAGAAAGGTACCACCCCCGATGAGGTTGTCATCGCCTTGAGCCCGGGGTTCGGCGAAATAAGCACAGAAACACTGTCTGGGATCTCTCACGCCGAGATACTCCGTGAGACAATGGCGGGTATAGAAGAAGAAGGCGTCTCAATGCGTATTGTTCGCGTGTACGATACTGTCGACCTAGGTCGGATGGGACTTATCTCCTCGAATCTCAGTGGTTCCGGTATTAGTATCGCGGTTCAAGCGAGAGGTACTACACTGATCCACCAGGAGGATCTATTACAGCTTGATAATCTAGAGCTCTTCCCCCAAGGACCGTTGCTAGTGCCGGAGACGTTCCGTGCAATCGGCCAAAACGCTGCCCGCTATGCAAAAGGTGAGAGTCCAGCTCCTGTCACGGTTGAAAATGACCCTATGACACGGCCAAAATTCCAAGCAATGGCGGCTATTTGGCACATAAAAGAGACAGAACGACTCGGTGAAGATCGCGGACAAGTCGAATTAGACGTCAACTTCAGCTAA
- a CDS encoding propanediol/glycerol family dehydratase large subunit, whose translation MGNNNPDSEEVAQATEEVKEKRSKRFEVLNNRPVNKDGLVEEWPEVGFVAMESPDDPDPSITIEDGTVVEMDGIVREDFDFVDQFIADYAINPSVAEEALEIDSVEFAHMLADINVPREEIRRLATGMTPAKLTEVVNQMNTVEMMMALQKVRTRKNPGNQCHVTSVKDHPAQLVADAAESALRGFDEAETTVGITRIAPFNALSLLIGTQCGRGGVLTQCAVEEATELELGMRGMTSYAETVSVYGTEDVFKDGDDTPYSKAFLASGYASRGVKMRFTSGSGSEVNMGQAEGKSMLYLETKCVLVTKGCGVQGLQNGSISTVAIPAAVPSGLRCILAENLIAGMVDLEMASGNDQTFTHSETRRTAHMIPQMFPGTDFIFSGYSAVPNYDDMFAGSTFDSSDFDDYNLIQRDFKVDGGTKDVEEEEVVKYRNRAVKALQAVFEELGFPPITDEEVEAATYADGSDDMPDRNQAKDIEAAQELMEREITGADIAKILADRGFEDIAENITGILRSRVSGDYLHTSAILDEEFNVVSAVNNPNDYEGPGTGYRISDDRWEEIKNYRHAIDPKDV comes from the coding sequence ATGGGTAACAATAATCCAGATTCGGAAGAGGTAGCACAAGCTACAGAAGAGGTGAAAGAGAAGCGTTCTAAGAGATTCGAGGTTCTTAATAATAGACCTGTCAACAAGGATGGGCTAGTCGAAGAGTGGCCAGAGGTGGGGTTTGTCGCAATGGAATCCCCGGACGATCCTGACCCCTCAATTACGATCGAAGATGGGACCGTTGTTGAGATGGATGGGATTGTACGAGAGGATTTTGATTTTGTTGATCAGTTTATTGCTGATTACGCGATAAACCCCAGCGTAGCTGAGGAAGCCCTCGAAATCGATTCAGTAGAGTTTGCTCATATGCTGGCAGATATCAATGTTCCTCGTGAGGAGATTAGACGATTAGCAACCGGGATGACTCCAGCGAAGCTCACAGAGGTTGTTAATCAGATGAATACTGTCGAGATGATGATGGCGCTTCAAAAGGTCCGTACTCGTAAAAACCCTGGAAATCAGTGTCACGTGACAAGCGTCAAGGACCACCCAGCGCAGTTGGTTGCCGATGCGGCTGAGTCTGCACTTCGGGGTTTTGATGAAGCTGAGACAACAGTTGGGATTACACGTATTGCTCCATTCAATGCCCTCTCCTTACTGATTGGAACTCAATGCGGTAGAGGTGGTGTATTGACACAGTGTGCAGTTGAGGAAGCGACTGAGCTCGAACTGGGAATGCGAGGGATGACCAGTTACGCTGAAACGGTCTCCGTGTACGGTACTGAGGACGTTTTCAAAGACGGCGATGATACACCATACTCGAAAGCGTTCCTCGCATCCGGATATGCTTCGCGAGGGGTGAAAATGCGATTCACATCTGGATCGGGATCAGAGGTGAACATGGGGCAGGCAGAGGGAAAATCCATGCTCTACCTCGAAACGAAATGTGTATTGGTGACAAAAGGGTGTGGTGTCCAAGGACTCCAGAATGGGTCAATCAGTACCGTTGCTATTCCAGCAGCAGTTCCTTCTGGACTTCGATGCATCCTTGCTGAAAACCTCATCGCAGGTATGGTTGATTTAGAGATGGCCTCTGGGAACGATCAGACATTCACACATTCGGAAACACGCCGAACAGCACATATGATTCCCCAGATGTTCCCAGGGACTGATTTCATATTCTCTGGCTACAGTGCCGTACCGAACTACGACGATATGTTTGCCGGCTCTACTTTCGACTCGTCAGACTTTGATGATTACAACCTTATTCAGAGAGATTTCAAAGTTGACGGTGGTACCAAAGATGTCGAAGAAGAAGAGGTCGTCAAATATCGCAACCGCGCAGTCAAAGCGCTCCAAGCGGTTTTTGAAGAACTTGGTTTCCCACCAATTACCGACGAAGAGGTTGAGGCAGCCACGTATGCGGATGGTAGCGATGACATGCCTGACCGAAACCAAGCTAAAGACATCGAGGCTGCACAGGAGTTAATGGAGCGTGAAATTACGGGAGCAGATATCGCTAAGATATTGGCTGACCGTGGATTCGAAGATATCGCAGAAAATATCACTGGTATCCTTAGATCGCGTGTTTCTGGTGATTACCTCCACACCTCTGCGATTCTCGATGAGGAATTCAATGTGGTGAGCGCAGTTAACAATCCGAATGATTACGAAGGGCCTGGGACTGGATACCGGATTAGCGATGACCGCTGGGAAGAAATCAAGAACTATCGCCACGCTATTGATCCAAAAGATGTCTAA
- a CDS encoding diol dehydratase small subunit: MNDSDKVEYPLSDNPDQVETPDGTRLSEITLEAIVNGDINGDDIAISPETLEKQAQVAEQEGRPQLAQNFRRAAELTTIPDERILEIYNALRPSGAEKQTLQEMADELENEYNAQINADLVREALEVYEKRGLV; encoded by the coding sequence ATGAACGATTCAGACAAAGTTGAGTACCCGTTATCCGATAACCCTGATCAAGTAGAAACGCCAGATGGAACGAGGCTCTCTGAAATCACGCTTGAAGCAATTGTCAACGGAGACATTAATGGTGATGATATCGCTATCTCGCCAGAGACACTAGAAAAACAAGCACAGGTAGCTGAACAGGAGGGGCGACCACAGTTAGCACAGAACTTCCGTCGCGCAGCAGAGTTGACAACTATTCCTGATGAACGGATCCTTGAAATCTATAATGCACTCCGACCTAGCGGAGCAGAGAAGCAAACACTCCAAGAAATGGCTGACGAGCTCGAAAATGAGTACAATGCCCAAATTAACGCTGATCTGGTTCGAGAAGCTCTTGAAGTATACGAAAAGAGAGGACTTGTATAA